DNA from Ictalurus punctatus breed USDA103 chromosome 7, Coco_2.0, whole genome shotgun sequence:
ATTTTGCAGGTTCGAAAAGTAACTTGCAccaaacaaaatgttttctgGGTAAATTGGAAAGCAGCTTCACACggttgttaaataaataaatcacttatttggatggtgtgtgtgtgtatgtgtatgtatgtgtgtgtgtgtgtgtgtgtgtgtgtgtgtatataccaTATAAGGAGACATTTGACACATTGGGTATGAATTCCTCATTATTCTGGCAAACAGCGGGTGCATGACAGTGAACATTACATATTACAGTATgtttattccccccccccccccacccccaggtGATGATACTTTACTTTCAACCGAACGTCCTGCACTGCATTCTCCTGAGATGGGTTCGCCTCCTGGGCTTCGCCACGGTGTACGGAACGGTGATCCTCAAGCTCTTCCGGTACATAATGTTCAAAGTTCTCCCCATATTTACAGCTCCACAATCGCTCTGTGTTGGGGGCGTGGTCTACACTCAAGGTGGGCTTCGCTGCTGTAAGGCAGGTgcacaagttaaaaaaaaaaaatggtgtaaaCGATGGGCTTGTATGATAATCACAGGATGTAGAACTCCCTTGCTTCTATCTTTAGATGTTCGCAACTTTTTTGAATGGATTTCTTCCCCGGATTTGAATGGATTTCACTCTGCAGTCATTTTATAAAATTGTAAGCGTCTCAGAATATTGCAGTGTTTGCTTGAAATTGCGTTAATTTTCTGCGATCgcagaatcctggagggactgattagcatacatataaacaaactagcatGATCCGTTTGCTTTACTcattggctctttttttttttttttttttaaataacttttttaattGGAATCTCCAAGTTGCCCCCAGTCGGGGAATCATTTGGTTAAATTTTGGtccatcatcttcctcctgtccagggtgttgaAGGTGTTCCTGTCGCGTACGGCCCAGCGGATTCCCTACATGACCAGCTGCCGTGTTCTGCGTTTGCTGGGTGCCATATTACTCGTAGTGCTCTGGTTCCTGGTGGCCTGGACTTCGGCCGTCTGCCAGAGCCACGATTCCCATCATGGCCTCGTCGAAGAGGGCGTGACAATAGAGGGTCTGCAGTTCACCATGTGCAAGCTCGACCGCTGGGACTACATGATGGCTGTTGGTAGGTTCTTCTCCATACTCTCtatttaaacttaaaatgtgCTTAGAATTGGACTAGAATTAGAAGTTCCGGACTCAATGATTGGTTTTACAAGCGTTTGTCCTGTTAGCGTTGCCGTAATTCAGCGCTGCATTGCTTCAATTACGACTTTAGTTCCTAACTGCAGTTTGTTTCCATTTACTGTTTAACACACAAATATGGAATAAATACTTCAAACCGTGACTTCATATTATCCGGTCAAAAAgacctctcattaaatgtgtacagaaaaaaataaagcttggaagcaAGTAGAAGAGATTGTTGGTGCTTCTGGCGAGTGTACGTGGCTAGTACAGTTAGCATGCATGTCTAATAAGCTAACAAAGCTAGCACGAAGCATGCAAATCAAACAACCAATGTACACATTGATTAGTGTGTTATTTACTCTTTCATTTGGAATACATTTCAATCAAAAGTCAGTTGTGGGCTGTAGgctatttacatttaaaataaaaaaacactcgTTAGGCCATGCCCACAAGCGTCAAGAATAGCACTACAAGACTACAAGTGATACGAGCGACTACAAGTGATACGAGCAACTTGTCAATGCTACTGTAAATAAGGGACGGCTGTAAAACACCAGATTTTGATTTCAGCTGCACTTTGAACACAAACACTGTTCAGTTCGATTCAGGCCAGCAAAGCGTGTTCTCTCTCcatgaaagagaaaaggaaaaaataccAGAAGAAATCTCTAAACTCTCAGGGCTTATGGAGTCAGCACTGACAGCAAAGGCGTGGGATTTATAATCTAATCCTTCTGGGGTAGAGGGAGAAGAGTCGGCGAGGCGTGTAAGATATAGAATGTCAGGAGATAAAGTGGTGTAGCCTCTGACGgaagcgcagctgcaaatcagcGTGAAGAACCGGCAAATTGAACATGCGGTTCTCTCAAACAGGTCTTAGTGCTTGAGCCGCGAGAGGAAAAATTGTTCTTCTGGGAGAGTTTAATATTAAAAGGCATGAGTAGTGGGGCAGtggtagtggtggcttggccattaggagcagtggtggcttagcactgctctgggttactgatcggaaggtcgggggttcaagccccagcactgtcaggctgccactgttgggcccttgagcaaggccattaaccttctctgctccagggccgctgtatcatgactgaccctccgctctgaccccaacttcttgACATGccggggtatgcaaagaaaacaatttcactgtgctgtaatgtatatgcgATTaatactcattatcattatcgtGAGTACTGAAATTACAGTGAGttcatcatttcatttcagacaGCAAGCAGTCTCTCAAGTCCCTCACTCACGTACAGAATGATAAGGGATGGTGTCCTGTATTGTGTTTCTCCTCTGCCTCTCCGTAGCCGAGCTTCTCTTCCTGGTGTGGGGGGTCTACCTGTGCTATGCCGTTCGCACCGTACCCTCTGCCTTTCATGAGCCACGCTACATGGCAGTCGCCGTGTATAACGAACTCCTCGTCTCTGCCATATCGCACATCATAAGGTTGGTTCGTATGCGCTGTGAAATGATCTTTAACACAGTCGTGAAAGaaacccattaaaaaaataataaaccgtACGGTAAGCTTGGGATGAGTTTGGGATAAATACGTAAAAATTTCTGCTCATCTCTAGGCTATAAAAACGGTCTAACTACATGCATAAGAATTTAAATTCTAGAAAGTTCATCAGCACTTGTAGATTTCCAAATGAAGCCACAACTTATTATGGCCCACTTCTAATGGATTTTAAAAGAATGTTAGCTAACTATATAACTAGTTTATCGCATGTTGTTGAACTTGTTGAGCTTCTGAGTGAAAAGAAAGCTGTGGTTTTGTTTCCTTTCACCAAACGAGCCCAGAATTGTTTCTGCATACACAAGGTTATTAATCGCCTTTTGGTTCTTCAGTAGCTCCCATCAGAAAGGAGTAATGACAGCAACAAGGGCCTTAATAtccaaaataaaatgagaacAGTGTGCTCGTAGGCGACTGCTCGTGAAGCGCCGCTTTACTCCTACGTCAGCAGAAGTTTGCCGCAACTTGGTCTGCGGAAGATGAAGGGAACTTCCCGTCAGCTAAATCACAAGCGCCTAGCACAGATGAGCGAGTTGAAATATACATCCTCCAGACAGCTTGTGCATCAATCTGCCAGGCTTAAAATAAAACTCTGGTCTCACTGTAAATCTGAATCTTCCAGTTTTGATAGAAAATAGTGTCTGTTCAGCTCGGGCTGTCAAGAGGCAAGCTTTCAAACCAAAAATCTCAAAGGACACACACTTCTCCGTCTACATTCTCTCTGGTGTAATAAGCAGCCTTTCCTTACTAGAGGCAGACAAATAAGTTCCTAGCCATGTTCTTCAAAGACACGTGGACCAAGAACAATTGCTTCTCGTGGTGCGAATTGTTTCTTGGCAGCCTTCGCAGCGTGACTGCAGGCCCTGCTGGTGCGGGACGATAAGCTTAGTGTTTGCCTGCTTTCAACTCAAAAACAGCCTCTGAGTGACTAATGCGCTAATGAGGCAGAATCTCATTATTCAGGGCCATAGCAGACAAGCAGCCTCCTCCGTGGCACCTTGGCCAGCATTTTGCTCACTGCTGAGTCAATATCCTTAAAGAGCCATCGTTTACTGATACTTATTGTCTTTCTTTGTGGtcttctttaattaattgtTCATAAATGCCATATTACATTAGTGGTTTTGGATTAGGGAATGACTTAAACAGTAGGCAGTGTGAGCTACAAGGACAAAATTATTAGTCTCAGCCACGTCCAGGCAGAATCCAGCACTGATACTCGCCTGGTCCAGATTTGGAAGAGTGGTATGTGTCGCTCCTCGCAAACTTTGTGTATATTCGTGCAACAAggaatcttttttgttttctcccaTAATCTAGACTTGGCCAATTCCACCCACAAGCCAACTCTCCCGTTGGCCATCACGTGCTTCCACCAAGACTCACAAAGCCAGCCAaccgcatcttttcaaacttgGAAGCATTACACACGCCATACATGATCATACAGACACTCATGTGTGGCTACTGTCACAGTgactgacaggggagagagagagaaagagagaaaaagtgaaagagagagagtatgcaATCCCTCTCCAAGAGAGCATGGCTAGTTTTGCTCTCTCCCCACCAAACTCGCAAACATCATCAATCTGCAGCTACTAACCTCTACTACTCTACTAACCTGTGGCCAACAACACACGTGGGAGCATCTTGTGAAACAAGGCTAGAACACAGGGGTCGGCAAGCTGCTTTATAAACTATACGTTTATGTTTCTGGTATATATGTTGAACCTTTTGTTTAATGTTCTCCAGACCTCAATCccttagaaaatgtttgaaattattTGGAACAGCCGATGAGACACCAAAACAGCCCCTGGCAATATCTAGATGAATTCCACCCAGTCGGTGAACGAGTGTGCTAAAACTGGCAAAAAGACATACACTGATGGAATCTTTACCTGACAAGAACGGTGCTGTTATTAAGGCGATAGACGGCGTAACAAAGTATTGGTGGGAATAAAATGACACATGCAACTAACTTCTCTAATCAGCTGATCTCCTCTACAGGTTCACCCTGGCTCCTGGACTCCACCCAGATTGGATGTTGATGTTATGTTTTGTTCATACACATTTGACGGTGACGGTGACTCTGGGATTGCTgctcatcccaaaggtgtttcgTTTGTACACATTACAATCCCCCCACCCATTGTTAATATTTACAATTTCTatgttgaaatgtttaaactaaaccttgcttcttcttccttttgCTGTAGTTTGTGTTCACTGGTACTCACAGGCAGGACGACATCGCCACCGAGGCCTACGAGGACGAGCTGGAAATGGGCCGATCAGGTTCCTACTTGAACAGCAGCATAACTTCTGCCTGGAGTGAGCACAGTTTGGACCCTGAAGACATAAGAGTGAGCTACCTTTGATCTTTAtgattcattttgttcattacaaaGCTGTATTTAAAGGAAACCACATCATCGTGATGCTTGTTTGGTCCGTAGGTAGGTCAGACTCGTGTTTTAATCAGAATGGGAAAACAATTTGCATCTTTGAATACATTCCAAGTGATCTCGCAACGTGATCAACAGTCAGACACTGTATTTCTTATTAAACAAAGTGAATGTTTCTGATTATTAAAGGATTCTACAATTGGTGGGTTGGGTAAGATGGGGTGCAACTAATATTTTAAAGCAAGTACTGGATCCGAATTCTTCTTCTACTTGAGGCACTTGTAAACAAGTCAATTGGAAACTCTGCCAATATTAGCTGGTTGTTACGCTCTAACAGGACTCCACACTAGGCTTATGAAATCGTCTGCAATGTGCCATGGTTCTACCGTGCCCCCAAACTATTTTGGTCGATCTTAAAGCTGCAGACACCTACAAACATCCGAATATTGTCTAATTTGATAGCCATCACGATGGTTGGAATCTAATTGGTGCCTCTCGATACTATTGTCAATCACCTTAAGCCTAGTCAGTGAATGTGCATAAATATGGTGTggattaactttttttttaacaggctGTTGTGTTTAGGGTAGAACTAAACAGTTTTTTGTTCAGAACTGGAATGAGTttattcagttcaattaaaCATAAACATTGCTAAAGCAGGGCTAAAACCGGCTACTCTATTGCTTTATATTGGGTTATTAATTGCCTGGTTTATTTTCTGCCTAGGATGAGCTAAAGAAGCTATATGGCCAGCTAGAGATCTATAAGCAAAAGAAGATGATGACGAATAACCCTCATCTCCAGAAAAAACGCAACTCCAAAAAAGGCATTGGACGTTCGATTATGCGGCGCATCACAGAAATACCCGAGACGGTGAGCCGTCAGTACAGTCGAGAAGACAGGGACGGAAGCGAACACGGCAGCAATCGCAGTACCCTTCGTAGAAACCCATTTGAAtcttcccatggtggaaaatcCAGAGAGGACTCCCTAAAGAACAAGGTATTCTCCTTGAAACGGTCCCACAGCTATGACCATACGCACGACCAAGCGGAGAACTCTACAACCGAGTTGTCTCTGCTGAACACCTTAATGGGGAGAAGGTCTGCAAAGAAAAATCCAGAGGCACCAAAGGTCAAACCTGCAGAATCTGCAGAGTCGGTGCCACTTGTGTGCAAGTCCATCAGCGCACACAATCTCGCAGCAGACAAGAAGCCTATCCATCTCCGATCCTCGATGATACAGAAGAGTCTGAGTGTCATAGCCAGTGCCAGAGAGAGAACCCTGGGGCTTGGAGGGAAGACTCATAGTGTTGAGGACGCAAGTAAGAAAGGCCTCAAGGCCAGAGATACCAGGATGGTTTCAGAAGTCAACGAATCACCTGAATGCTTCCCGAAGATGATCATCAGCCAATCTGTTGAGTACAGCAAGACCCCAAGTAAAATGGGTATCATGAAGCAACAAGTGAGCGGAAGTCAACCATCGATTTGCTCTGAACCAGGGAGAAGCAAGGACCTTTATGACCTTTCTGAGGTTTGCCCCTGGGAAATGGAAGATTTGCCCACTCTGTCAGAGGGGAAAGCTCAAAAGCATGTTTCCATTGCCCCAAGTGAGACTACCACGTTTCATGAAAGCAGCTCTAAAAGTGGAAAGTCTCAACACAAACAAAGGATGGTGGTTCCATCTCCATCAAACCGCCGCCGCTCCAAAGATAAGGGTAGTAACAGAGAGGAAGGGGGTGACAAGAATgatgggaggaaacccaaaACACCACTTAACTTGACTGCCTACAATGCAGAGGTCTGCCCGTGGGAATTTGAGGATCCATCTTCCAAAGGAGTTGAGACCCTTGACAGGACTAGCCGCAAGAAAAGTGTCACTCCAACAGATGGAAAGCCCAAGATCATCCTCTCAGACATCTCCAAATCCACTGGAAGCCTTATGCAGCCTCCAGCCCTCATGGTGGACATTTGTCCATGGGACCATGACCAACCACCATCTCCTAACCAGGACAAGACCTCAAGCCCCACACATCATTCAAAGAGAAGGGACTCTAACTCAAAAAGGAAAGGTTCTTGCTCATCAAAAGGGAAAGGGAAGGATAAAGAGGACGATAGCCAAAGATTCAAAAGCAGGGAGAGGCGAAGCTCTTCCTGTAAACCTTCTGAGAAACGCCGTGTCAGCCAGACATCAGAGAGTGGCCAGGTTACTGTGACCGCACCTGGTAGAAGGAGAAGCTCGACAAAAGAGGCTGGAATCACTGATAATAAGCATGCTGCCGTGTGCCCTTGGGAAACGGAGTGTATGCCAAGTGTCACCACGAAAGATGGGGACATCCACACACCATCTCAAACAACTGCACCGGCTGCTAGAAACCTCAACATGGCTGAGGTTTGTCCATGGGATTTTGATGACAAGACATTAGGGAACCATGCAtgacacttacacacttatcAATGACTGTTAAGCTCTCCAGATTGGATTCATGAGATGAAGGATGGTGACATGAGAATTGCCTTATGTTCACTTGTCtcattacagttttcaaaaGCCCATCTCACGCTAACTGTTTGCATAAATCCTGAAGACTCCCACAAatttttctgccattttgtttACATGAACCAGCTTGACCGGAGTTGGAATGGAGTggaaccctggtgtgttttcACCTTTGGCGATAACACACTCTGGTCTGAGAGTAGTGGTCTCTGTATCGCTTCCAAGTGAATTCTAACAAGAAAACAATTTATCTCTGCATCGTCCCGAATGACGCTGGACATGatacacaaaatgttttcaaaCTAGTTCTCAGTGGTTCTCTGgtcatttttgtcatttctaaaaggtatgtttacatttttccctAGCTGTATTTCTGGCCAATGAATGACAGCATTTTATGAGCatggtttgttgtttttttagcacTACATGCATCTCAGCCAACGTTCGTTGGACGTGAAACGAAGCGGCAAACGATGTGCCGATTCGTACTCGTCAAGCAGCCTACGTGTGAACACCTCCAGAGAACTGCTCaaaatttcacatttttgtttttgagtgAAACAAAAGCACAACTTTTATTTTGCAGTACCACGTAATTTTGTTTAAACACCAACTCACCCTTGAGTCTGACATTAGGATGGTCTAAAGAGCTGTTCTGGATGGATAATAAACTCGAATATATGGATTCAgcttgatttaaaatgaaattgtaACAAGGAAATCACAAAAAGCTAATATTTTAGAAATTCAATCCCTGAGATATGTTTGATCTAGTTTATCTAGCAGCCATTTTTAACCAAAGAACATCATTAGCATCTGCAAAACATGCATCTTCCCACAATTAATTATAAATCGTCAGCACACACATGAAAAGTCGGACATTTCTTCAACAGGAGAGCACGACATGTCTTATTTGAGAGGGAATTGCATGGATGAGTGGCTTGGTTGCGTTATTGTTGATATCTTTTCCCCACGACTCCCACTTGAATACTGTAGTGTTGTGATTTTGCATCAGTATTCCCTGCTGTAATAATACATTGTCACTCAACTGGATTATTTATCTCCGTATTCCTGTGAAATAGTGTTCCAGTGGTTTCTGCATGACCGTGAATAAACACagttgcttgtttttttgttgttgttgggttctTATGAAACACCCTTTGAGGAAGAGATGCTTCCCTGAGCAAGCCGTTCTATCCAGCCTGTGGCATCCGTGAAGGCATGTACAGAAAACACCTACAGCCtgcaataaacatttaatgttcAGATTTTAATTGTGTTCCGTGTGAGTCTGTTCAACGTTTATTGGCTCCTATCTGCTGTCCTTCATAACGTTCaagattaaatacatttaaacaccagcagctgctcccagtcagtttgtaattaaacttacttttatttaatttattttttagatagaAAATATAACAGGATACCCACAACACTTCAGAAAAGTGCATTGTGACGTAACTTATCACGATATCAAAATTATATCGTGGAACCGTCCACGATATATGTCCAGTTTGATTAATTTAATAGAATTGTACAATATCGCCCTCATGTGGCTACACAGAGAAGTACATGGAAGCACATTGAGAAAACCATAGTCAAAAAGTTTTATTTCAGTCACTTATTGGCAGATCAGATGTGTAGAAATGGGATTAATtaattgatatattttattataatgtcAATGAAAAATTACATTGATGTCGCTATATTGTACTTGCTAAAAGCAAATATATtagtgactttaaaaaaaagcattaaaatgttcattaaacACGATGGTAATAGCAAAAGAAATctacagatagacagatactCTTTCAAACATCGCAAAAATTTACCGGGTTTACACATACGTTGCCATATATGAGTATAGTAATTAAAACCGTTTCAATTTTTCTGTGCAttcttttttaatgtattattatgatgatgattatgatgacaAAACATCCTACCCAAAATAATGTCTAACACAACGTTCCACTTACCTCAGATGAAGTCaattagccaaaaaaaaatgttttgctagTTTTCTACTTAGTTacgaggctaatgtagctaataaTTAATACAAGTTTACacctccagtttagcattggaaacagaaaaaaaaaaaacagaaaaaaagttctgtttttaAGACTCccttgttgatttattttcaaaacTCGTTAGTTTGTGACATAAATGAGTGTGTAACTGTGGCATTGCATGACTAGCTAGCCTGATAATTTGCTATCAGGAATGGATGGTAATTGATGCTATGTCAGCTGTTGTGTCCTACTATatttgaaaagtaaaaaaatatatatttgttgttgCCAGAGTCAAATTCTTTGTAAATTCTTGTTGACGTCTCGTTTGTGAACGAGTCGGCTCTTTTAAGCGGATCTCTGAGAGTCGACTCAACTAtatgaggattttttttatttctttcattaattAGTTTCTTGGCTTGTAGATATAAATGTAAAGTAGATtaatattcatttcattaagcAATTACAGCCATAGTTATGGCAAATAACATCTGGGTCAATGtggttcaggaataaaaaaacgGAAAATAACGTGTATCTTGGGACACTATTTGACTCACTGGTGAACCGACTCAACTAATTTGACTCACAGAAAAGAGCTGGTATTTGCATCATTACCCTGCCTCCAactagtaataatagtagtaatcaAGTAATAGAACAACCCTGATAATTTCAACATGGCTCAAACAAAGTACGTTTGAGAAATAGTATTTAGAAAAAGCAAATAATTTAGAAGCGAATCAAAAGGtgcacacattttttgttaaaacaaaTTTATTAGCTCTTAACCAAATTTTTTCACCCATGCTAGTTGTAGTAGCTAATTCCCAAGATTACGGTCAAAATGACATGGCTCCTTTCTCATACAGCATCCACCCACCCCCACTCCCAAAAACATCTCGACACACTTCAAGAACATTTACACTGCGTGAAGAAAAGAAGCACCCTACCTTTCCTACTAGGCAATGAGAACACAGCCAAGATGCTCATGCACCCGCAGTAGGGCGTAACATAGACTTGCCATCATTCTACAGATCTTTAGAAAGTCCTCAATAGCTGGATCTCTCTCTTGAAtgcccacacagacacactggtGTAATAAAActatattcataaataaaagcaaaaactCTGCTGTGAATCCCCCCTgcccccaaaaaaagaaaatctccCGGCATATGAATGCTGACAAACCGTGAAAAATATATTCCTGGCTTTGCAAGTGAAATATCTGGAGAAGAAACTCTACTGATTTATgtataagaaaagaaagaagctaAAAACCTTCCAAAAACACTACAACCAGGTGAAATCATGAGTAGGCATGTGCTGATGATCATCACGATGCACTtgtggtgcttggacccctaatgatgaagatgataaCCAGTGTTAAATCTGCACTTGTTTCCAAAAAATTACAACACATACtaacttttcttttaaatgactTGACTTACGATTATGTCCACCAATGTTCTCTAATTTGAATGAAAATGTACCGTTTACCCTCTAAATTACAAGGCTTTTGTATCCAACAGTTTAACAGCACATATAGCTAACAGTTTAACATTGTGCAGGTTGGGAGTGTGGCCTAGAGTGGTTTGGATTTTTAATACTGATATATTCTGCTATTTTCTGAAGTTGTGTATACCCACACGGTGCTACTGATGATTTAGATGTGTGGCTTCATTGCAGGTAAATTTGGTTTTGAACATTTTGTACATGATTTCTGGATGAGGGATGTAATTCGGTCTCTCGCTGACCAGATTTTAAAGTCCATATCAAATAACTTGATTGATTATCGACACATGCCTAATTagaggacatttatttaaccatcGCAGCCAAATCACATCTCTAAATCTgattaaaaaattaacaatacACATTAAAGGTCTGTTGTATTCCTTTACTCTGTTTTGCTCAAATAATACCGCTCACATGGACTGAAATTTCTCAAGACATCTGGAAACCCTGCATATTTAGGCACTCgcataaaacacaaaagagtGGCGATATTTAGAAATTTCAGCATCATGATATATCGTACAAGCGATTATCGGCACGTGCCTACTCCctatgtctttaaaaaaagatgggTTTGGTATTCTACTGTTATCtccattcattttaatttgtaaaaaatgATCATAGTTTTCACGTTTTAGGGCTACGTGTTACAGTTGATACTCTactgttattttaaatgaaagtcttaaaaaacaaagaaacaaaaaaaacaacgaaaacATGGTCTTAATGTAGTTTGCAATCCAGGCGTGGTCACATGATGTCGACGAACAGCTCTCCGTTGGTGGTGAGGCAGGAGCGGCGCGAGCCCGAGAGTTCAGGGGGCACATGGACGAGGTGACGTGGCCCAGACACGCCGCTgtaggagtgagtgtgtgaatgagagcgTGAGCTGCGGATGCTTCCCTCGCTCGGCGCTCGCTCCCTACGCAAGTCGAACTCCGGGGCATCAGCTACGTCATTCATCCCCAACACCGCTGCCACTGCTGTCGTCGTCTTTCCCTCAGTCCTGCTCCAGCTGCAGTTCGAACTGCTGCTTCCTAAATCGGGACAGAACACACCGGTACATGGTCAGGATTTAAAACAAGCATGTAGTGAACACTCCCAAAACTTAGTAATGatgatggggggggggattctTTAATTTCAcactgcgtttttttttttgtttttttttttccttccagtggaacattttaaatgatggtGTGGAGTGTTTAATTTACAAAACGTCATTTCTGTCCATTctctaagggtgccaatacatttcgaatcagctgtgtgtgtatatataaatatatgcatttttattaaCACTTAATGCTAACAGGAACAGTTTATACTACATGCTCTAGAGAGTAatatggatgtttttttttttttttaaatcattaaaaaaaacacaataatcaATTAAAGGAAATTCGTCGACAGCTTTTTCAGCCAAGGAAAGCTTTAGAGGATGTGGAGATGACACTGTTACCCTCGCTGTGATGGCT
Protein-coding regions in this window:
- the gpr158b gene encoding probable G-protein coupled receptor 158; translated protein: MGVLLLCLLLHAGLARATHDGYVEWSDGSDDDDDETAENGARQHRVRGTERAASAGAGAEELPRVVAAFLHTGDASALAHVNCSRRYELSSLGSAPPAPPVASVHSISAALDAVSRAAEFLNALSRETKQEDQQQQVWYRALLRSMLDREPRIHRVALALHTEQLHLQAMRMDGHVELRDFSGEESEWNRQARKKTRMITQTRSSQSTQGHVQWSAPYLECERGRFIPHWLLTLSVKVYGLNSDTEPEIRGVVRVDVNLQDVDIDQCSSTGWFAGTHRCNLTTMECKPIPGQGFVLDKYKCQCRRGFYQHSRVALNGFSKSERDRYVGAELSDVPARCLPCQDGCVFCRDDAPCLAQEDGVLRLTVVSFQSLCVLLDFICMTVVYRFRRNKRIKASGFILLEAILSGAMLLYLPVMILYFQPNVLHCILLRWVRLLGFATVYGTVILKLFRVLKVFLSRTAQRIPYMTSCRVLRLLGAILLVVLWFLVAWTSAVCQSHDSHHGLVEEGVTIEGLQFTMCKLDRWDYMMAVAELLFLVWGVYLCYAVRTVPSAFHEPRYMAVAVYNELLVSAISHIIRFTLAPGLHPDWMLMLCFVHTHLTVTVTLGLLLIPKFVFTGTHRQDDIATEAYEDELEMGRSGSYLNSSITSAWSEHSLDPEDIRDELKKLYGQLEIYKQKKMMTNNPHLQKKRNSKKGIGRSIMRRITEIPETVSRQYSREDRDGSEHGSNRSTLRRNPFESSHGGKSREDSLKNKVFSLKRSHSYDHTHDQAENSTTELSLLNTLMGRRSAKKNPEAPKVKPAESAESVPLVCKSISAHNLAADKKPIHLRSSMIQKSLSVIASARERTLGLGGKTHSVEDASKKGLKARDTRMVSEVNESPECFPKMIISQSVEYSKTPSKMGIMKQQVSGSQPSICSEPGRSKDLYDLSEVCPWEMEDLPTLSEGKAQKHVSIAPSETTTFHESSSKSGKSQHKQRMVVPSPSNRRRSKDKGSNREEGGDKNDGRKPKTPLNLTAYNAEVCPWEFEDPSSKGVETLDRTSRKKSVTPTDGKPKIILSDISKSTGSLMQPPALMVDICPWDHDQPPSPNQDKTSSPTHHSKRRDSNSKRKGSCSSKGKGKDKEDDSQRFKSRERRSSSCKPSEKRRVSQTSESGQVTVTAPGRRRSSTKEAGITDNKHAAVCPWETECMPSVTTKDGDIHTPSQTTAPAARNLNMAEVCPWDFDDKTLGNHA